A window from Anopheles merus strain MAF unplaced genomic scaffold, AmerM5.1 LNR4000034, whole genome shotgun sequence encodes these proteins:
- the LOC121601151 gene encoding histone H3 encodes MARTKQTARKSTGGKAPRKQLATKAARKSAPATGGVKKPHRYRPGTVALREIRRYQKSTELLIRKLPFQRLVREIAQDFKTDLRFQSSAVMALQEASEAYLVGLFEDTNLCAIHAKRVTIMPKDIQLARRIRGERA; translated from the coding sequence ATGGCTCGTACCAAGCAAACCGCTCGTAAATCGACTGGAGGTAAGGCTCCTCGCAAGCAGCTGGCCACCAAGGCTGCTCGTAAAAGTGCCCCGGCCACCGGAGGAGTGAAGAAGCCGCATCGTTACCGTCCGGGAACGGTGGCCCTCCGAGAAATCCGTCGCTACCAGAAGTCGACCGAGCTGCTCATCCGCAAGCTGCCCTTCCAGCGCTTGGTGCGTGAGATCGCCCAGGACTTCAAGACTGATCTCCGCTTCCAGAGCTCAGCCGTGATGGCGCTGCAGGAAGCCAGCGAGGCGTACCTGGTTGGTCTGTTCGAAGACACGAATCTGTGCGCCATCCACGCCAAGCGCGTCACCATCATGCCCAAGGACATCCAGCTGGCCCGTCGCATCCGCGGAGAGCGTGCCTAA
- the LOC121601154 gene encoding histone H2B — protein MAPKTSGKAAKKSGKAQKNISKSDKKKKRKTRKESYAIYIYKVLKQVHPDTGISSKAMSIMNSFVNDIFERIAAEASRLAHYNKRSTITSREIQTAVRLLLPGELAKHAVSEGTKAVTKYTSSK, from the coding sequence ATGGCACCCAAAACCAGTGGAAAAGCTGCGAAGAAGTCTGGCAAAGcccagaaaaatatttccaagtccgacaagaaaaagaagcgcaaGACCCGCAAGGAAAGCTACGCTATTTACATCTACAAAGTGTTGAAGCAAGTCCACCCGGATACTGGCATCTCTTCGAAGGCCATGAGCATCATGAACAGTTTCGTCAACGATATCTTCGAACGCATTGCTGCTGAGGCGTCCCGCTTGGCGCACTACAACAAACGTTCGACGATCACGTCCCGCGAAATCCAAACCGCTgttcgtctgctgctgcctggtgAGCTTGCCAAGCACGCCGTCTCCGAAGGAACGAAGGCTGTCACAAAGTACACCAGCTCGAAGTAA
- the LOC121601153 gene encoding histone H2A, with protein MSGRGKGGKVKGKAKSRSNRAGLQFPVGRIHRLLRKGNYAERVGAGAPVYLAAVMEYLAAEVLELAGNAARDNKKTRIIPRHLQLAIRNDEELNKLLSGVTIAQGGVLPNIQAVLLPKKTEKKA; from the coding sequence ATGTCTGGCcgtggaaagggaggaaaggtaAAGGGAAAGGCAAAGTCCCGCTCCAACCGTGCCGGTCTTCAGTTCCCCGTTGGCCGTATTCATCGTCTCCTGCGCAAGGGTAACTATGCCGAGCGCGTCGGTGCCGGAGCACCCGTGTATCTGGCAGCCGTCATGGAATACTTGGCCGCTGAAGTGCTTGAGTTGgccggaaacgctgcccgTGACAACAAGAAGACGCGCATCATCCCGCGTCATCTGCAGCTGGCCATCCGCAACGACGAGGAGTTGAACAAGCTGCTGTCCGGAGTAACCATCGCTCAGGGTGGTGTGCTGCCCAACATTcaggccgtgctgctgcccaagAAGACCGAAAAGAAGGCTTAA
- the LOC121601174 gene encoding histone H2A: protein MSGRGKGGKVKGKAKSRSNRAGLQFPVGRIHRLLRKGNYAERVGAGAPVYLAAVMEYLAAEVLELAGNAARDNKKTRIIPRHLQLAIRNDEELNKLLSGVTIAQGGVLPNIQAVLLPKKTEKKA, encoded by the coding sequence ATGTCTGGCcgtggaaagggaggaaaggtaAAGGGAAAGGCAAAGTCCCGCTCCAACCGTGCCGGTCTTCAGTTCCCCGTTGGCCGTATTCATCGTCTCCTGCGCAAGGGTAACTATGCCGAGCGCGTCGGTGCCGGAGCGCCCGTGTATCTGGCAGCCGTCATGGAGTACTTGGCCGCTGAAGTGCTTGAGTTGgccggaaacgctgcccgTGACAACAAGAAGACGCGCATCATCCCGCGTCATCTGCAGCTGGCCATCCGCAACGACGAGGAGTTGAACAAGCTGCTGTCCGGAGTAACCATCGCTCAGGGTGGTGTGCTGCCCAACATTcaggccgtgctgctgcccaagAAGACCGAAAAGAAGGCTTAA
- the LOC121601176 gene encoding histone H4: MTGRGKGGKGLGKGGAKRHRKVLRDNIQGITKPAIRRLARRGGVKRISGLIYEETRGVLKVFLENVIRDAVTYTEHAKRKTVTAMDVVYALKRQGRTLYGFGG, encoded by the coding sequence ATGACTGGaagaggaaagggaggaaaaggcCTGGGTAAAGGAGGAGCCAAGCGTCACCGAAAAGTGCTGCGAGATAACATCCAGGGCATTACCAAGCCCGCCATCCGCCGTTTGGCTCGGCGTGGAGGAGTGAAACGTATCTCCGGCCTCATCTACGAGGAAACCCGTGGCGTCCTGAAAGTGTTTCTGGAGAATGTGATCCGTGATGCTGTCACTTACACTGAACACGCCAAGCGCAAGACCGTCACCGCTATGGATGTGGTGTATGCTCTGAAGCGTCAGGGCCGTACTCTGTACGGTTTTGGAGGTTAA
- the LOC121601150 gene encoding uncharacterized protein LOC121601150 has translation MKLILAICVSFTIVYANIGIHDITNNPLAVIPLGQARVKTGNIRIIHPIKIDLLEQVLINNEAELKYHVNDNPLYNIIKLKVNKLHETFNKIRPHTNRERRWDTIGTIWKWIAGTPDAEDLRVINSTINSLIEQNNQQVLINDEIDKRLYDITRIANSVLQLEEERFHQRSNEIIQLIIISNLDTLQNYLETLEDAILLAKHGIPSSKLLSLDDLNQMVKFLAEHNIHVSSTEEMLIRSTAQVTMNKTHIIYMLKYPFESKHTFEYNYIDSIIKTDKRILLHHNYILKNNTHVFESSQPCEQIDNGNYLCDSIHLEPSSKCIQKLVHGHHSDCTYEKVYSDGIIKRIHDAVILINNATVRISSSCNNDTQFLTGSYIIHFEKCNIYINGEEFPNLEITIPNKAFQPTLGLIATETDVIDIPPSKYLNNLTIEHREILKKIKLENKSLSWKVNLFGSISGSIVFIVFIVIAVLINIYRYQSLRFILPSASRETT, from the exons ATGAAACTTAT aCTCGCCATTTGCGTGTcatttacaattgtttatGCTAACATAGGAATACATGATATAACTAACAACCCCTTAGCAGTAATTCCATTAGGTCAAGCACGAGTCAAGACAGGAAACATAAGAATCATACACCCAATCAAGATAGATCTTTTAGAACAAGTTCTCATTAACAATGAGGCAGAATTAAAATACCATGTGAACGATAATCCtctttacaatattataaaattaaaggttaataaattgcatgaaacatttaacaagATTAGGCCACATACGAACAGAGAACGACGATGGGATACTATTGGCACCATATGGAAGTGGATCGCAGGAACACCTGATGCTgaagatttacgtgttataaaCTCCACTATTAACTCCTTGATTgaacaaaataatcaacaagtACTGATTAACGACGAAATTGATAAACGCTTGTATGATATAACCAGAATTGCAAACAGCGTACTCCAActggaagaagaaagatttcaTCAAAGATCGAATGAAATTATCCAACTAATTATCATCTCAAATCTCGATACTCTGCAAAACTATTTAGAAACACTGGAAGATGCTATTTTACTAGCAAAACATGGAATACCCAGCAGCAAACTATTATCTCTTGACGACCTGAACCAAATGGTTAAGTTTTTAGCTGAGCACAACATACATGTATCATCAACCGAAGAAATGTTGATAAGATCCACAGCTCAGGtaacaatgaacaaaacacataTCATATATATGTTGAAATACCCATTTGAATCCAAACATACTTTTGAATACAATTATATTGATTCAATTATAAAAACTGACAAAAGAATTCTCTTGCATCACAACTATATACTGAAGAACAACACTCATGTATTTGAATCGTCACAGCCCTGCGAACAAATAGATAATGGTAATTATCTTTGTGACAGCATACACCTAGAACCATCAAGTAAGTGTATTCAAAAACTAGTACATGGACATCATTCCGATTGTACTTATGAAAAAGTATATTCCGATGGAATAATTAAACGTATTCATGATGCCGTTATACTCATTAACAATGCCACAGTCAGAATTTCATCGAGTTGCAACAATGACACACAATTTCTCACAGGCTCATatataatacattttgaaaaatgcaacatctACATCAACGGAGAAGAATTTCCAAACCTGGAAATAACAATaccaaacaaagcatttcAACCAACACTGGGGTTAATAGCAACCGAAACCGACGTCATCGACATACCACCATCAAAATATCTAAACAATCTAACTATTGAGCATagagaaatattgaaaaaaatcaaactagaGAACAAATCTTTGTCATGGAAAGTTAATTTGTTTGGATCAATAagtggttcaattgtattcatTGTGTTTATCGTAATAGCcgtattgataaatatttacagaTATCAAAGCCTGAGGTTCATATTACCATCTGCATCAAGGGAAACAACATAA